Part of the Thunnus albacares chromosome 11, fThuAlb1.1, whole genome shotgun sequence genome, aaattgttagcaaacagttgctaatttccacatccagcggctgcagagcaacattatcattcatttggagtcgtgtttctgtccacctggtgaatgtaagtccaatattcactctcttttagctctgtttttgctctctacctgagggaaatatttggctcttcagctgctaaatgctccactaacttcaccagctagtcgccaactgtgtctgctgtttggtgctgagcaggtagtgtgcagtgggtttttaaagctgaaaacagcttAGAttatgagagtggtgagagtgaaccacaACAATAAAGGcgcataaaaacaaaacaatgagcttcAAGACACTGAAATGCTGTGCAGAGCTGAGGGGAGCAGCAGATATGGTGATGGTGAGTTTGTCATTATGATCAATAGATTTCATATTACACTCAGTTATTGGATCCACTATTAGtataaaactattgattataGATGCTTTAAGTTAAGGTAAATGCTTTGTAGAGGTCAACATAAACAGTGGTAAAATTATAAGTTAATATTTTTGTGGAGGTGGGCATGGTTGGTGTTCAGCTGCAGGACAGAGAGGTGTGGAGGTGAGTTGATTGGCACAGCTGGTGCTCCTTGACTAATTGTACTCTCCCTTTCAAATGCAGTAGCATGCTGGACCTCAGATGATTGCTGCACAccacagagacagaagacaTGCTGGCTGTCAGATATTGTTTGGCGAAGCCTGAAACTACTATATAATGTGGGACTGAGTGACTCCAGTCGTCAGCATTCAGCTGTGTTACAGGTGTACTGCACCTTGTTCAGCCTCGACCACAGTGTTGTTGACAGAGTTGACATCCATGTTAGCGAGTGCATCCAGCAGAGTCTGAGGAGTCCTCTGGCTCCATCCCCTCCTCACCTCTGACCAATCCCTGAGCTTCAACTCCTCTCCCTCCTGGAAGCTCAGAGTCTGGTTCAGGGGGTCCACTTCCTGTTGGAGGCGTTGGGGgcagagtgagagacagaaagagaagaagagcagtgaaaaagagacagagagagttgaaacttacctcctcctcctcctcctcatgtcctccatcactcaccttctcctcctcctcccattgttcctctttctcctcctctgcgtCATCGTCATCTAACCGGATCTCAAACATGATTCCCCTCTGCAGAAATGACAAGCAACAAGAGCAAATGACAGGATGGAGTTTATCCACAGGGACATGTAAActcatctttttgttgttttgtaatgttttttttcactaaaataGTGCTACCAGATGAGAAGCGTTCAGGTGTGTCTGACTCACAGTACAACTGAACAATTACATTTGAACaaagtattttaattttgttttttggtgtaaCAATGGATGACAGACTGACATGTAAATCTCATATAGCATATGTAAAAACAAAGGTGTCCAAGattatttctgtttatgtatgtttaAGTATGTGTTTGATTATAAGGCAATGCACATTCTTCACTGTTCCCTTCCTTTGCTATATTTTAGTTGGTGTATGGAGGTGTGGGGCAACACGTACTGTAAATGAGCAACATAAAGCCATTGTTTATATTACAGAAAAGAGCAGTAAGAATTATACATAAGGTGGAATCAAGGGAACATACCAACAGACTGTTTATTAAGTCAGGACTAATGATTTGACTAAAGATCTGGTTGGGTTACagacattattagttatgtacagggagaaaaacagagattGCCAACAATTTTACAGAGGTTAGTTTGTTTTTAGCTCCAAGTACAAGGACCATAGAAGGAAACTGAATTTTAAGCATCAGTATGCACGGACTGCTTTTAAAGCAGATTTGTATTTCAGTATGTGGTGTCAAACTGTGGAAATCTCTGGAGAATGACTTCCTGGGCACTCACACCAAGACAATTATGAGCAGCAGCGGGCACTTTGGTCACTGGCTGCTTGCTGCCAGCCCTCTAGGAGTCGTCAGCAGAGGGTGGGGTCGTTCAAGCAGCATTGCAGACATCGCAATTGCATCACAATCTTTCAGGTTTCCACTGTGTATTACTTAGTAACAATAATGTACCTGGtctatatttctgtcatttaaaagataaaaatgctgtttcactTTCAAAATTACGTTGACAAATCCGGGAAACTGGAGAACACAATGATTAATTTCTCTTCCATTGTCAATATGGAATAGAACAGATGTTTGCTAGGAACTTAAGTACAATGGTTGCTGTGGGAAGAAAATCAAATCCCAATCTGCAAATGACTGCTGCTTCAGCATCCCTGCTAATTTGCATAAAGTTAAACTGCTCAACTTCAACTCCTCACTCTTGGCACTGGCATTGTGCTGCTCACTGCTGCCAAGGCGTCTTATGAATCTTTGGATATGAGTGCACAGTTTAagtgtttttcaaatatttttcagttcaaGAAAATGTATTGAGAAACATAATGAGATAATATGAAGTTGACAAATAACAGCTTTTTTTAGTTGACtgtaatatctcaacaactattggatggataaAATCTGGTACAGATATTCCCTATAGTCCCTACAGAATAGTCTAATAATGTTGGTGGTCCTCTCACTTTTtcacatgacaacaacaaaaaatattaaaatagtaTGTTAGCGTCACAGGAGAAGGACATCATGTCAGCAGTTCAAATGATATCAGCATGTTATTGAAGTGTGCCAACAACAGTGATGTATTTTCCGGCATGAAATGGAAAGTTTGTCCTGAGATTGCCACAAGAGGAGAAGTAATGGCATCAATAAATCCAAAGGGGTCATCCCCTGAGAGCAAGTATATCCACATTGGAGCTATCAAGAAATGCTGTCTTACACCAAAGAGTATTCAgatcaatttaatttttttcaggTAGTTGACGGGGTGAAAACTGAGCTGCAGATAATTTTGATCTTATTTGGGATACATTATGTTGTTCCTGAGTAAATATTCAAATAGTCAGAATTTGGACAGAAATTGGAATTAGTGATTACAAGTGATATTACCAGACTCTTCTGTTAAGACATCACCTCTGACTGACTGAACTGAATATTTAGTTGATGTAATCtcactttgtctttgtgttttctctccagcAGTCTCCTGTGCTCTCTGTTCTCCTCCCTGATCTTCCTCAGAGCTGCTTCAATGTCCTGCAGCACAAATGAGACACAGGAAGACACACTGATATCTCTCTGATACACCACTGGTCTTCTCCCCAGGAAGCTCTGTGAAGAGCCCCCACATGTTAAAGGATCACAGGAGTTCAATCAGGATCACACCTTTTATCAGGGTCCCcactcatttttaaaacattcaaacaacGTAGAGACGggtgcatgtgtttgttgttcAGGGAGCATTCAGAGCTTGTTGGATGAATATGTCCTACATGGTTTATTCTGGAACAACTCTGAGgctgttttaatagttttttgacaATGCAGGTCTATGGCACAGACACATAAGCTTTATGTGGCTACATAGACAATACCTCTTATGATGAATTGAGTACTGGTcttattaatcattttaatccCTTTAGAGTATCAGTCAGTTACAGATTTCAACTACACATGTTGGTGTGACTGAGTTTACTGAGTACAAATACCATTAAAGTCAGAATAAGTGTGACTGAACTGTTTATATGTCAGCATTTACCTGTGCAGGTGGGGCTTTCTGTTGCTCTTTACTATCTGCAGGAGGTTCTGGCTCTCTGGGTTTCTCCACCACAAAGGTTCcatgtttatgttgtgtgtttggcTGATCCTGACAGATTATATAAAGAAATATGTTAACATCTCACTCTGTATCATTTTTATGACAGGTATGAATTCAGAATGACTAACTAGTAACACACATTTTTGAAGAAACACCAGTGATACCTTGAGAAGAGAAGTGAATGAACTGTCACAGAAGAGAAGAACCATGTACCAGTACAGTACTGAAATGTCAGCTGACATTTAGGATCGGCCTATCACACTAATAAGCAAGCCAAGCAATGGATGGACTGTGGAATGTTGAGGTCTGCAATCTGTGTGATTGTGTCCTCTAAATTTAAAAGAAGGCTTTTGAAATGAGAGAGACCATGTGGCCTATTTTGTTGGTATCGTCatcattatgtttattattttttcattatcttGAAATGAGGACATGAAAGGTACAGAGATGCAGCTTGTGTGTGTACCTCTGCTTCAGCTCTCAGCCTTATCTGTCTCATCTCCTGGTGATACTGCTGTCTGATGACATCCAGCTGATGCAGAtacccctgcacacacacacacacacacacacacacatattaaaggGGAATTCCACCAATGTTTTCAGGTGTTGCGGGGTGCTATTGcacatgtgaaaaaagttgtatgCAGACTTTTGaggctccagagggagctgtgtgaaatctgataattGCCTTAAGTGAGGTTGAGATGCATCGTGGGTAATGTAGGaaccaggttttgacaaggaagaagaatgtgtggaataagACAGACAATATCTCTGGTTTTGCTGCTTTGACTGCGATCCTTTTGTAAACTGTCGATCATGAGCCTGAAAAAGGAGTTAAAGCAATGCTAAATCAGTGAAAAACTCTTTTAACAAATAACGCAGTATCTCAGTCTTGATGCCTGGAACTAGAGCTCTGATGGAAATTTCACACCAAATATTGTATCAGTAGTTTTCAACCATcttgaatacttttttttaaccattccTACAAATTTCATCCAGTGTTCATTAAATATGGTACATAACATATCTGGATGACTCTGTGATGCTCTCCCTTCACTAGAATGGTGTGGCTCCTACCTGCTGTCCCTCCCGCCTCCTGTCCTGAGGTGTGTGTTGGTGTCGCCCCACGTCCTGCTCCTGACCACCCGGCTTCCTGTTGCACTCAGCTGTACATGGACGCAGACCCTGGCAGTCAGGGAAGAAAGCTCAAACATAAGAGTGGCTGTGGAATTCAGCACGAGAACCACCAGGAAATTAGTGTGACTGTTAAGGCTTCTGTAATTCtgtaatatatttcatttttaatgattttatttttgatactaCCATAGGGGGACACCAACATTTGGAATTTTGTGAGTTTGTGAGTTTTGAGTTTTTCTAtgttaatgttactgttttataataatttttGTTTCCCCCTCACTTGGCTGGTATACTTATTTCTTATTCTGAACGTGGAAAAAACTTATTCTACTGTTGTGGCTCTGCATGGTGCCTCTGAGGTTTACAGGTTTCAGTCATGAGCCTATAGATTAAAAACTCTGCTGATACAGCAAGAGCAActtccaaaaacaaaatgtctttatatgtAGTCTTCTTTCTATATCCAGAGTACTTGCTTTCCTTAAAACACATCTGTCAGATGTTTTACtaaatgtgaatgtgttgaAATTCCTCAGTCCTCAACAATCTGTTCTCTCTGTGTGGGATTTATCTAAATTTGAAGGATCTTCAGTGAGTTGAATAGAAATAtccaaataacaaaacagagcCTGTTGTACGGTCAGTCACTATGTCTTGAGTGGCAGCATCAATTCCATCAGCAGACTGTGAAGCTGCTGAGCTTCATCATACcagctgtttctctgctctcagcttgTACTGGTTGGCCTCCTGTCTCCTCTGTAGATATTGATTACGAGCTGCAgccacactgacagacacaaacacaggcagagAGAAGAGGTGAGTATGTGACCTCGGCGTTCcacacactcagtcacacaGGCCTCTTAGCACAAACCTTATGGgagtaaacacaaacattactttttgtgatgaagttacaccattggtcggaCGGCCAAGTGTTGaagtttccccattggccatTGTGCTTTCAAAATGATTCAGTATGAACAGTTTTCGATTATATCATCATCAGGGGGCATTTACAGCGCTTCCATAGTCATGTCCACAGCCTGCAATGTCCATGTCTGATGGTAACCAGGCAACATACAAATTAAAAGTCCTCTAGTGTTTTATACATGGTCCAGCCTTATACTAGGTTTTGGCCTAGTTGTTACCTGTTGTCTGGCAGAGGTTTGCATCTTCCAAGGCTTCGGGATCACATAGGTGTTTACCGTTTGCCAGGGATTGGAACATCTTTGCCTGGGGCAAGACCAATATTTTAATCTCATCATTAAAAGGTATTTCCACAGTGGACGCAGCGTACAGCTCGTACAGTGAAGAAAAGAACAGTGGCACCATGTTTGTAGTTCTGTTTCTGAAAAGCTGGGCACAGTTTATGGAAATACTGGAACGTTGGTTTCACCCCGAGCAAAGATGTTGTCATTCCCAGCAGACACCCATGCAATCACAAAAATACCTTGGAAGATGCAAAGCGCTGCCGAGTGACAGGTTAAAcataatgtttgtattttcccCATAAAGTTTGCACTGGGAAGCCTGTGTGGCAGAGTCATGGAGTGCACAGAGTGCTGCGATCACATATGGGGCTAGTATAACTAAAGACATGGTTaatattgttaatgttattttaattgtgtTGGAAACACAAGCTTCAAAAACAAGCTAAAGCTTATTGTTgctttaaaagaatagttttgTGAAATGCACTTATTCAATTTCTAGATCAGAAGGTCAACACCACTCTCATGTATGTCAATTAAAGCTgaagtgcaggacttttgtctgCCCCTCCTGACAGTAAGTCAAAAACACTGTAGACATGCTTATGTCATAGGCTCCGCTGTAGCCTACTCCGTcactactgttgtggctgtgaaaaggtggataaattgttttgagcgtcacacaacccccgcgaaatgactcaCTTCACTTttagaatttgatccattcaattcattaacatttggaaagtctagaagaactgcacgattaaattattttatccccattcaagttagcaacTGGCAGAAGTCTCTGGTGCGAATGCTCTGCCCATAGAACATGCGCAGTATGCGTTCAGTTGGCTAGCACAGGAATGTTGCCACCGACACCAAAGTTAAAAAtctggtatactgtgaaatacagagccTATTTACCTGACGGTTATAGGCTtgatcagcattgtgtgaacttttttggcaagggcttgaatgtaatggatgttcatttatatgtaaaagttccacactgcgGGTTTAAATATGACGCTACAAcaagcagctggttagcttagcttagcataaagactggaaaaagaGGGAAACAGCGGTTCCTTTGCAAGAAATAATGTGTCAGATAGCACCATGTgaaaccacaaattgttgtttttagacTTTGGTACTGGTAGGAggatttttttataaaaattttttttaaccttttttatatctgtttccagtctttatactaagttaagctaactgtctcctggctTCAGTTTCATGTTTACCATCCAGATATtagagtgatatcaatcttctcagcGCGAAAACCAATAAGCGTATTTCAAATCATGTTGAACTATGCCTTtaaattaatgtgaaaatatggttagctgctagctgtagTTGCAGGTGGTGGCTGATGGGTAATGGGTCATGGTGGCATTCTGGTGTTTTGCCACTCACAGCTGGTATGGTTCCACAGGAGGAGCAGCATGGTCTTCACattgctgcttctctctctcctgaggagggggaggaggaggaggaggaggaatgtcCTCCTTGTTCCTCCTCTGAAAGGCATCCAGCTGAGCGTGGTAGTGCTGGTAGTGGCTCACTGGCTGCTGGCCAGACCTGCATCAGTGATACAAAGTCCAGGTCAAAACTGACACACAAACCTCACTGAGACCTTTTATGTCTGAATAGATTTTCACTCACCTTTGGTTCTGCTGCCCGGCAACTTCTCCAGCTGCAGGATAAGAAAGGGGTCCTGCTCTGTGATGGAGGGGCTGCAATTAGCAGTCACATagtaatgaaagaaaataaaatagaaattaaGTTAAGAAATAGAATTAGAAAAAGATACAAGAGACACATTTTGCCACTTTCCTTTCCCAACAGGATCCTCTGTCACTTCAGTTTTTACCCAGACAGTACTAGACACTGCTctgttgttctgtgtttgtAATCTGTGTTATCTTATGTTCTGTCTTATTCACTAATGTAGTGTCATGTCCCactaataatgaaaaaagaacTCTTCAGCCTCTATGCTGCCCCTCCGATTTGGCTTAAAGCAAAAGGAGATCAAACAGTTGCAGCTGTTGCCCCCAAACTCTGCAACCATTGACCTCATACAGTTTTATGAGAAAAGATGAAGCTGTGGGCACTGCAACTCCCTTATGTTATgttcatttgtctgtttgtattgAAAGAGCCAGTTAAGAACATCTTTATATTTggtacatttttacattgttatcacatgtgaaatattttctgatattgtTGAAGTTGTTGAAGTATTCTGTATATTTTGAATAGTGTATGATAGGTGGACTAAGCTGAGGTTATGTTGATTTTTGCTATTCTTTCTTGAAGTGCTAGAATACAGGtataaatatttgaattatttatgaCAGATGATAGTACTGTAAAGCTGACTAGTGGTGATAGAAAGATGTAGAGATGTCTTTTGACCATGTCATAAAATGTTATACAATGtagaaatatgtaaatacattgGTAATGAACCAGGCTGAGATGTAATTTGATGTAACTTGATGTAACTTTTGAATAAGAATGTTCATGTTGTGATCTGTATCTTTAAATAAACCCTCATTCAATGCTTTAACTTCCTCTGGAACTTGTAAGTAAACTAGTTTAATTCCCAAGAAAGTTGGATTTAATTAAATGGAACACAGGTGCAAACTAACATGCCTTGCAGACTAAGTGGTGTTGGAACTTGCTGTAATGCTGTAAAGCAGCCCCtacatgtgttttatttacatcCTTCCTTCTGTTTAACACTCTGGAaacttattttattactttatagGGGGCAGGAGTGTAGGGTCTGAGTGGAACTCTCCAGTCTGGTTTAGCGGGCAGTCTCTTCATGGCGGGCCTGGGCCTCTCTGCAGCTCTAGACTTCTGTATCTTCTCTGGATAACAGGAGAGTCTCAAATTAGAAAAACAAGAAGTGGACATTATCAATAACATTTATACAGGAGACTTAGAATGTAGTCTCCTGTACtaatatttttcatgtacaCCCATAGGTGGCATGAgttcttgttcttttctctAAAATAAGTGTTGGAAAATGCCAAAACAGCTCAAAGATGAATGAACTAGAATTATTCTAGTTTTGGTTTACCGTTCAAAGACATTGTGAACTTCCAGAACAGGGATGAAAGTTGAGACAAAGCGGTTAGGTAACCATCGTGAAGCAGACGAACAAGTAGAAACAGACACTCCCTCAATGATTTAAGACAGGCAACATTAACTTTGGGTTCTGATGTTACCAAAACACAATGCCTGCCAAGATGTGACACAATTACAATCAACCCAATCAGGATTCAGCTCGTCTCCCATGGAGACCGAGCGatacagcagaggagagagttGTGTTCCCTGCAATTAATCAGATGAAGGATCAAAGCCAGTAGCAACAGTAAGGAACCCTGCTGAATGTGCTGTCATTTCACCACCACTGAGTGGCGCCAGAATCTGCATTCAACACATCTGATGACAACTGAAACCATTTAGCTCTTTTCACTGTTGTTGGGCTTTATGTAACttgtgtgttatatatgttatgCATGTGCAGTGTTACCTGGTGCGTGTGCCGCTCCTGCCCTTGTTGTACAGGCCCGTGAGGCTGGAGCTCTgttttgatgtaacactgtgTGGCTAAACTCCTTCTGCATCACCTGTgcacacatgaagacacacatGTTAATACATCTATACTTATGAGGATCCTCACTGAAACAATGCATTCCCTTGCCTCCAATTTTAGCTATTACAATGACATAATTGTGTGAGCTGTGTGGTTTGGCAGAAGTGGAAATTGAGTCCCATTTTCCTCTGTACTATGTATAGTTTgatgatttaattaaaattttaattaaatggcTTGACAAAAGCCTGAAATATTCTGGTatacaattaatcaaaaaatgtgaatgattttgatgtattttagcGAGCTATCTTTGTCTCCAATGGCTGGGAAATGATTTATGTTTAGTAGATGTAGTTATATATGCTTTATCAGTAACGTATGTATTTTGTTGTAGTCATGAAACTCTgaaatatagtatagtatatataacactctactttgaataacaATTTGTGTCTGATGGTTTTTCAACAAAACAGTTCAATTATATTTAGAATCTTTAGAATGAAATctactccctctccctcattaaaaaattcaGAATCTAAATATTGTTCGTTTCAAAAGTTTAAGTGCTGGTCCCAagattcactgtaaagtccattctcgaTGTGCACTTGACGCTTCAGGTTTCCActtcacacttgtataagttgaatactggaccaggattggctccaaagtagttatgatgtcacaaatcatgcttgtaggcccaACCCtgaaactcagattttcaatgagcacagggaaactttcctccttcagtatACGTATGTGAAAACtaactttgcacatacatcattctgcacagtgaggctCATTCAACATTGGTACAACATTCAACTTAGgtaacaagaacaaaaaatgcatttttgagtgGATGAGAACACTAAACTggtattctttattttcataatctttgtaGAATTACTTGAAAGCATATGCATTAAGTGCATTGTGCACCTGCTGTGCAATAATTTGTGGTGTCTTGTAAGCCCAATAATAAaaaacttcatcatcatctgaacttcattcaaactttaaccctaaaaccaagtcttaaACTTCAAACAACCTTTTgaaatgagaacaaaatgtcctcattttctaaaattgcCCTCATTCTCCAGGTCTGAAACTCAATTTGATCCTCACACAGATAAAAGCACAAGAGAGCACACACACTGGTTACAGACCAAGTTGATAGAACAGTATATCATAGACTGACTCTCTTCAATTTGTTCATAATGTTCATCTTAGAACTGTGTTGTGTGATGTTTAGAGATTCTGTGACATCAGTGAGAAGAAAGCCTGACT contains:
- the LOC122992722 gene encoding serine/threonine-protein kinase Nek5-like isoform X6; amino-acid sequence: MELARTCVGTPYYLSPEICESRPYNNKTDIWSLGCVLYELCTLKHPFEGSSLRQLVGKICKGRYNPVPSRYSYNLRLLVTQLFKVSPRDRPSVNSVLKRPFLEKHISKHLDLQVMQKEFSHTVLHQNRAPASRACTTRAGAAHAPEKIQKSRAAERPRPAMKRLPAKPDWRVPLRPYTPAPYKPLHHRAGPLSYPAAGEVAGQQNQRSGQQPVSHYQHYHAQLDAFQRRNKEDIPPPPPPPPPQEREKQQCEDHAAPPVEPYQLVAAARNQYLQRRQEANQYKLRAEKQLGLRPCTAECNRKPGGQEQDVGRHQHTPQDRRREGQQGYLHQLDVIRQQYHQEMRQIRLRAEAEDQPNTQHKHGTFVVEKPREPEPPADSKEQQKAPPAQDIEAALRKIREENREHRRLLERKHKDKRGIMFEIRLDDDDAEEEKEEQWEEEEKVSDGGHEEEEEEEVDPLNQTLSFQEGEELKLRDWSEVRRGWSQRTPQTLLDALANMDVNSVNNTVVEAEQGEEAAGRRQWLDGPPNTLLNALAQAELTSSTLDSVTADSEPEKDRAEERKEEEEEEEEERREEEEQEEEEEEEEEEDSDVEMDEERPEPRSDDDDTNFEESEDELREAVADSMKNLFVMEDSSSDEAENREKEAAVDDGTEQSEDGGAAGVQTSSSDCVLGPGCFQNTDDLHSTLCLNVLLTLHLLYCVQKS